In Vagococcus hydrophili, one DNA window encodes the following:
- a CDS encoding BMC domain-containing protein: MSDKTRVIQESVPGRQITIAHVIASPDKRVYEKIGLFDCEKEALGILTITPGEAAIVAADVASKAAAVTVAFMDRFSGTVVLAGDVTAVEASIEMVNSTLNELLQIQSAPVTKS, from the coding sequence ATGTCAGATAAAACAAGAGTGATACAAGAATCAGTTCCAGGGCGTCAGATAACCATTGCCCACGTGATTGCTAGTCCAGATAAGAGAGTCTATGAAAAAATTGGCTTGTTTGATTGTGAAAAAGAAGCCTTAGGTATTCTAACCATTACACCAGGTGAAGCAGCGATTGTGGCGGCGGATGTGGCTTCAAAAGCAGCAGCAGTAACAGTTGCTTTTATGGACCGATTTAGTGGAACGGTTGTCTTAGCAGGGGACGTCACAGCGGTTGAAGCAAGTATTGAAATGGTGAACAGCACTTTAAATGAATTGTTACAAATTCAAAGTGCGCCTGTTACAAAATCATAA
- a CDS encoding 4Fe-4S dicluster domain-containing protein yields MLLEKIHKSGIVGAGGAGFPTSKKLNAKAEYLIINAAECEPLLKTDHYVMKHFASECIKAITAVGKTVECEHIVIATKDYYHEEIACLEAAIKEQNAPITIHKMENFYPAGDEQVMVFEVTGRTVPPTGIPLQVGCIVSNITTMLNIYEAMEHETPVTQKLITVTGEVNKPTMILVPIGTSFSTCLELAGGTPLKQFIFLNGGPMMGKIGNHNNFHDQVVTKTTSGIIILEEKEYLYSLHERQMSQIITQAKAACIQCRLCTQLCPRFQIGIPLHPHQVMRHLATSDVPNDIDDDPIWKQAILCCECGICEVIACPMSLSPRQVNIYVKQRLAEKGIRYEYNGEELIPQPMREYQKTPPKNILLKMGLEKYVNNDLSQLITFEPDEVFIPLKMHIGAPCQPVVKKGDRVEKGQLIADMDEGKLGAPIHASISGEVICVSDSLIQIKKDVA; encoded by the coding sequence ATGCTATTAGAAAAAATTCACAAATCAGGAATTGTCGGTGCTGGTGGCGCTGGCTTTCCAACATCCAAAAAATTAAATGCTAAAGCTGAGTATCTCATCATCAATGCTGCTGAATGCGAGCCTCTCTTAAAAACTGACCACTATGTGATGAAACATTTTGCCAGTGAGTGCATTAAGGCAATCACAGCAGTTGGAAAAACTGTGGAATGTGAACACATTGTGATTGCAACAAAAGATTATTACCATGAAGAGATTGCCTGCCTAGAAGCCGCAATCAAAGAACAAAATGCCCCGATTACGATTCACAAAATGGAGAATTTTTATCCTGCAGGGGACGAACAAGTGATGGTCTTTGAAGTGACTGGACGAACTGTTCCACCAACTGGCATTCCTTTACAAGTTGGCTGTATTGTTTCAAACATTACCACCATGCTAAATATTTATGAAGCGATGGAGCACGAAACGCCTGTGACTCAAAAATTAATTACCGTAACAGGTGAAGTGAACAAACCAACCATGATTCTTGTCCCAATTGGCACGTCTTTTTCAACTTGTTTAGAACTAGCTGGTGGCACACCTTTAAAACAGTTTATCTTTTTAAATGGTGGACCAATGATGGGGAAAATTGGCAATCATAACAATTTTCATGATCAAGTCGTCACAAAAACAACCTCTGGAATTATTATTCTAGAAGAAAAAGAATATCTCTATTCACTACATGAGCGCCAAATGAGTCAAATCATTACCCAAGCAAAAGCCGCTTGTATTCAGTGTCGTTTATGTACTCAACTGTGTCCTCGTTTCCAAATTGGGATTCCTTTACATCCTCACCAAGTCATGCGACATCTCGCAACAAGTGATGTGCCAAATGACATTGATGATGACCCTATTTGGAAACAAGCCATTCTTTGTTGTGAATGTGGTATTTGTGAAGTCATTGCTTGTCCTATGTCTTTATCTCCAAGACAAGTTAATATTTACGTGAAACAGCGTTTAGCTGAAAAAGGCATTCGCTATGAGTACAACGGAGAAGAGTTAATTCCACAACCTATGCGAGAGTATCAAAAAACACCGCCTAAAAATATTCTTCTTAAAATGGGCTTAGAAAAATATGTGAATAATGATTTAAGTCAATTGATTACTTTTGAACCTGATGAAGTTTTTATTCCGTTAAAAATGCACATTGGGGCTCCTTGCCAACCAGTAGTCAAAAAAGGCGACCGTGTTGAAAAGGGTCAGTTAATTGCTGATATGGATGAAGGTAAACTAGGCGCACCGATTCACGCCAGTATTTCTGGTGAAGTCATCTGCGTGAGTGATTCATTAATTCAAATTAAAAAGGATGTGGCTTAA
- a CDS encoding EutP/PduV family microcompartment system protein, protein MKKIMFIGAVGTGKTTLTQRLQGLDITYQKTQAIESSQYIVDTPGEFVQRRQFYSALQVTSSGVDCIGILQCVDEKFNTFPPGFGSMFSKPVIGIITKMDKTDDPELIKKAEQSLRSSGAREIFKVSSIEDDGIKELLAYLEYEEEA, encoded by the coding sequence ATGAAAAAAATTATGTTTATAGGTGCAGTTGGCACAGGGAAAACAACACTAACACAGAGACTTCAAGGTTTGGATATTACTTACCAAAAAACGCAAGCTATCGAATCAAGTCAATATATTGTGGATACACCAGGAGAATTTGTACAACGTCGTCAATTTTACAGTGCCCTTCAAGTGACATCCAGTGGGGTCGATTGTATTGGTATTCTGCAATGTGTGGACGAAAAATTCAATACTTTTCCACCAGGATTTGGCTCAATGTTTTCAAAACCGGTGATAGGGATTATTACTAAGATGGATAAAACAGATGATCCCGAACTGATTAAGAAGGCTGAACAATCGTTAAGAAGTTCAGGTGCAAGAGAAATTTTTAAAGTCTCATCGATTGAGGATGATGGCATCAAAGAATTATTAGCCTATTTAGAGTATGAGGAGGAAGCGTAA
- a CDS encoding BMC domain-containing protein produces the protein MAIDTLGFLELNSIAKGIEAVDYMLKAADCELISAKASCPGKYYILISGRVDSISQSIEEGARIGGMHVVGKLIIPRIDPQVIRAINMTHVPENTKAIGAIEYYSAAGSIIAADFAVKAANVDLISLQLATGIAGKSFVVLTGDVDAVKAAVEAGIEGAKDEAMIINHIVLPNPRKELIHSLVF, from the coding sequence ATGGCAATTGATACATTAGGATTTTTAGAATTAAACAGTATTGCTAAAGGAATTGAAGCAGTTGATTATATGCTAAAAGCGGCAGATTGCGAATTAATTTCGGCAAAAGCTAGCTGTCCTGGAAAATATTACATTTTAATTTCTGGACGAGTGGATTCAATTAGTCAATCCATTGAAGAAGGTGCTAGAATCGGTGGCATGCACGTTGTAGGAAAACTCATCATTCCGCGAATTGATCCACAAGTCATTCGAGCGATTAACATGACTCATGTACCTGAAAATACGAAAGCCATTGGTGCCATTGAATATTACTCCGCTGCTGGTTCAATTATCGCCGCTGATTTTGCAGTTAAGGCAGCTAATGTTGATTTAATTAGTTTACAACTCGCAACTGGTATTGCAGGTAAATCTTTTGTTGTTCTAACTGGTGACGTAGATGCAGTTAAAGCCGCCGTTGAAGCTGGGATTGAAGGCGCTAAAGATGAAGCCATGATTATTAATCACATTGTCTTACCTAATCCTAGAAAAGAGTTAATTCATAGCTTGGTGTTTTAA
- a CDS encoding cob(I)yrinic acid a,c-diamide adenosyltransferase, translating into MAKIYTKTGDKGETSIIGGEKVAKCSNRVESYGTIDELNSFIGIIVSHMKNSQDVKKDLAEIQQILFDCGTDMATPNSTKGYRTAETSTKWLEECIDKYLISPPPITEFIIPGGDPVASELHFARTIARRAERIVVATSLEAEINAEVLKFLNRLSDYFFAAARLINYRENRPDVSYRRNSQVFYND; encoded by the coding sequence ATGGCAAAAATATACACTAAAACCGGAGACAAAGGCGAAACAAGTATTATTGGCGGTGAAAAAGTCGCTAAATGTTCTAATCGTGTGGAAAGTTATGGAACAATTGACGAACTTAATTCTTTTATTGGAATCATTGTTAGTCATATGAAAAATAGTCAAGATGTAAAAAAAGACTTGGCTGAAATCCAACAAATTTTATTTGATTGTGGGACAGATATGGCAACGCCCAATAGCACCAAAGGGTATCGTACAGCAGAAACTTCAACAAAGTGGCTAGAAGAGTGTATTGATAAATATTTAATCTCACCACCACCCATTACGGAGTTTATCATCCCTGGCGGTGATCCTGTTGCAAGTGAACTGCATTTTGCGAGAACCATTGCTAGAAGAGCTGAACGGATTGTGGTAGCCACTAGTTTAGAAGCTGAAATTAACGCAGAAGTATTGAAATTTTTAAATCGGTTATCAGATTATTTCTTTGCAGCAGCAAGGCTCATTAACTACCGTGAAAACCGTCCAGACGTTAGCTATCGTAGAAATAGTCAGGTTTTTTATAACGATTAA
- a CDS encoding ABC transporter ATP-binding protein, which translates to MNKNDNILDMLHFLGHSLKNEKKKLFISFILLLGISFFEFNIPQITQKIIDHAIPEKSMSLIFTQVMLLLVCASFLSALTYLSTMMMSRLSQNMITQLRNDLYQHLLGLDFSFFENAKTGDLMTRLTSDVKTLQDLISPQSLKLVSNLFTFIFIYGFMLFQDVTLTLLITLTFPLLYLLNLFFSKHIKQAFRKVRSSTSEINNHLQNSLTSILLIKTFVNEKNESQTFEELNNKNKANYIEAMSYQTIFAPSIDLVNYLGMAIVLLYSGFSITQGRQTIGELVAYLAYLKMLQTPIRSFTQMVSRFQQAVVSYNRIVELYEVQPTVIDRKVPLHLSEIKESIVFDHVNFSYSNGQPILKDISFEIEQGKMTALVGVSGSGKTTITKLLERLYDVTSGQILIDHHPIEDYTLTSLRQHISLVTQDIELIDGTILENILYGSEGKTESEIENAVHAAKLADFVNSLPDNLQTEVGERGIKLSGGQKQRIAIARTFLKNAPLLILDEATASLDNESERYIQASLDSLLSHRTSLVIAHRLSTIQKSDQIIVMEDGRIVETGTHTELLNKSGKYRALYDAQFK; encoded by the coding sequence TTGAATAAAAACGACAATATTTTAGACATGTTACATTTTTTAGGACATTCTTTAAAAAACGAAAAAAAGAAGCTTTTTATTAGTTTCATTTTATTACTAGGCATCTCCTTTTTTGAATTCAACATTCCTCAAATTACACAAAAAATCATTGATCACGCTATTCCAGAAAAATCCATGTCTCTTATTTTTACTCAAGTGATGTTGCTGCTTGTTTGTGCTTCTTTCTTAAGCGCCCTCACCTATCTTTCCACCATGATGATGAGTCGTTTAAGTCAAAACATGATTACACAATTACGAAATGATTTATATCAACATTTATTAGGTTTAGATTTTTCATTTTTTGAAAATGCCAAAACAGGAGATTTGATGACACGTTTAACAAGTGATGTGAAGACCCTCCAAGATTTAATTTCGCCTCAAAGTTTGAAATTAGTCTCGAACCTCTTCACCTTTATTTTTATCTATGGTTTTATGTTGTTTCAGGATGTCACCCTAACATTGTTAATCACGCTTACCTTTCCGCTGCTTTACTTACTAAATCTGTTCTTCAGTAAACACATTAAACAAGCTTTTCGAAAAGTCAGAAGTTCTACATCTGAAATCAATAACCATTTACAAAATAGTTTGACCTCTATTTTATTAATTAAAACCTTCGTCAATGAAAAAAATGAGAGCCAAACTTTTGAAGAATTAAACAATAAAAATAAAGCCAATTACATTGAAGCCATGTCTTATCAAACAATTTTTGCTCCAAGTATTGATCTAGTTAACTATCTTGGCATGGCGATTGTTTTGCTTTATTCAGGATTTTCTATTACCCAAGGCAGACAAACAATTGGTGAATTAGTTGCTTATCTGGCTTATCTAAAAATGCTACAAACACCGATTCGTTCGTTCACTCAAATGGTGAGTCGCTTTCAACAAGCTGTGGTGTCTTACAACAGAATCGTTGAACTCTACGAGGTTCAGCCAACTGTCATTGATCGTAAAGTCCCCTTACATCTATCTGAAATTAAAGAAAGTATTGTTTTTGATCACGTTAATTTCAGCTATTCAAACGGACAACCGATATTAAAAGATATTTCTTTTGAAATAGAGCAAGGTAAAATGACTGCTTTGGTTGGCGTGTCTGGTTCTGGAAAGACAACGATTACGAAACTCCTTGAACGTTTGTATGACGTGACAAGCGGCCAGATTTTGATTGATCATCATCCCATAGAAGACTATACTCTGACTTCTTTGAGACAACATATTAGTTTAGTTACGCAGGATATTGAGTTAATTGATGGGACTATTTTAGAAAATATTTTATATGGATCAGAAGGAAAAACAGAATCTGAGATTGAAAATGCTGTTCATGCAGCAAAATTAGCAGATTTTGTTAACTCTCTGCCAGATAACCTTCAAACCGAAGTTGGAGAACGTGGAATAAAACTTTCTGGTGGACAAAAACAACGAATCGCCATCGCCAGAACCTTCTTAAAAAATGCCCCGCTTTTGATTTTAGATGAGGCAACCGCTTCTTTAGACAATGAATCAGAGCGCTACATTCAAGCTTCTCTGGATTCATTATTAAGCCACAGAACTTCTTTAGTGATTGCTCACCGTCTTTCCACGATTCAAAAATCTGATCAGATTATCGTAATGGAAGATGGGCGGATTGTTGAAACTGGTACTCATACTGAATTGTTGAATAAATCAGGTAAATATCGAGCACTCTATGATGCTCAATTTAAATAA